Proteins from a genomic interval of Polaribacter sejongensis:
- a CDS encoding mannonate dehydratase yields MFTRAEEGYSLKKFNVIGASYKNVGLKGMKNSLFSFLSEIIPAAKQRGVLKCIHLDVSSFSYV; encoded by the coding sequence GTGTTTACTAGGGCAGAAGAAGGGTATTCTTTAAAGAAATTTAATGTAATTGGGGCTAGCTATAAGAATGTTGGCCTTAAAGGAATGAAAAATAGTTTATTCTCGTTTTTATCAGAAATCATTCCTGCGGCAAAACAAAGAGGCGTTTTAAAGTGTATTCATCTAGATGTATCCTCCTTTTCCTATGTATAG
- a CDS encoding mannonate dehydratase, translating into MVSSEQGIVDLYKAVPSHNNGLIFCTRFFCVRADIALAGIVERLGSKIYLRATKRDAEGNFHEVDHLHGDVDIFAVMKAVVLE; encoded by the coding sequence ATGGTATCTTCAGAACAAGGTATTGTTGATTTATATAAGGCTGTTCCTTCACATAATAATGGATTGATATTTTGTACAAGATTTTTTTGTGTAAGAGCAGATATTGCTTTAGCAGGAATAGTAGAGCGTTTAGGTTCTAAAATTTATTTACGTGCAACAAAAAGAGATGCAGAAGGTAATTTTCATGAAGTAGATCATTTACATGGTGATGTAGATATTTTTGCGGTAATGAAAGCGGTGGTTTTAGAGTGA
- a CDS encoding MFS transporter has translation MLDINKVPLKEKIGYALGDGAANIAWRGVAAFLFIFYTDVFGLHPATVGLLMLVSRFSDGISDILMGIIGDRTKSKYGKFRPWILWTAVPLGLSLSLLFSSPDLNPTGKIIYAYITYIAFTLIYTANNVPYGALMAVMTGNDKERTSIGSFRMVGAFGGGMLVQGALLFLVAYFGNVNPTIKVDKLDTERFKVEVSAPKDVLNANIKTENGIALFTWDTLESEENIPTKGKSFTIEANKKYTFIVTGEKDINKESFSIIDQKKGYSNSIYVMSIFLTLFMIITFYSTKERVLPPKDQETNLKQDLKDLITNKPWLILLAIGLLFNVYNSIKQGIVVVYFTHYLNDQLLAASFMVGLMLASIAGAMITAPLGKILGKRMLFICALLFSGGVNALLVFCGPNDISMIFTLGIISEFGAAILPTLFFVMLGDAADYSEFKNGRRATGLVYSAGSFATKFGGGIAGAIIGLVLAAFHYSGQDSVAIEGALPGVVMLMSWIPSIVTILAAIVMFFYPLTQTKLDEITSELNTRRLLEK, from the coding sequence ATGTTAGACATAAATAAAGTACCATTAAAAGAAAAAATAGGATATGCTCTTGGAGATGGTGCAGCCAATATAGCTTGGAGGGGTGTTGCCGCATTTCTATTTATATTTTATACCGATGTTTTTGGATTACATCCTGCAACAGTAGGGCTTTTAATGTTGGTATCTCGCTTTAGCGATGGTATTAGCGATATTTTAATGGGTATTATTGGCGACAGAACCAAATCTAAATACGGTAAATTTAGACCTTGGATTTTATGGACAGCAGTCCCTTTAGGTTTAAGTCTTTCGTTACTATTTTCTAGTCCAGATTTAAACCCAACAGGTAAAATTATTTATGCCTATATCACCTACATTGCATTTACCTTAATTTATACAGCAAATAACGTTCCTTACGGAGCATTAATGGCAGTAATGACGGGTAATGATAAAGAAAGAACAAGTATTGGTTCTTTTAGAATGGTTGGGGCATTTGGAGGAGGAATGTTGGTACAAGGAGCCTTACTTTTTTTGGTTGCTTACTTTGGTAATGTAAACCCAACGATTAAAGTTGATAAATTAGATACAGAAAGATTTAAAGTGGAAGTTTCTGCACCAAAAGATGTTTTAAACGCAAATATTAAAACAGAAAACGGAATTGCTTTATTTACTTGGGATACTCTTGAGTCCGAAGAAAATATCCCTACTAAAGGAAAGAGCTTTACCATAGAAGCTAATAAAAAATACACATTTATTGTAACCGGAGAAAAAGACATCAATAAAGAATCTTTTTCAATTATAGATCAAAAGAAAGGATATAGCAACTCTATTTATGTAATGTCTATTTTCTTAACCTTGTTTATGATTATTACTTTTTATTCAACAAAAGAAAGAGTATTGCCACCTAAAGACCAAGAAACAAACTTAAAACAAGATCTAAAAGATTTAATTACAAACAAACCTTGGTTAATTTTATTAGCAATTGGCCTGTTATTTAATGTGTATAATTCTATAAAACAAGGAATTGTTGTAGTTTACTTTACACATTATTTAAATGATCAATTATTGGCCGCCAGTTTTATGGTTGGCTTAATGTTAGCCTCTATTGCAGGAGCAATGATTACCGCTCCTTTAGGTAAAATATTAGGAAAACGAATGTTGTTTATTTGTGCACTATTATTTTCTGGAGGTGTAAATGCATTACTAGTTTTCTGTGGTCCAAATGATATTTCTATGATTTTTACCTTAGGTATTATCTCTGAATTTGGTGCGGCAATTCTGCCTACTTTGTTCTTTGTAATGTTAGGAGATGCAGCAGATTATTCAGAATTTAAAAACGGACGGAGAGCAACAGGATTGGTATATTCTGCAGGTTCTTTTGCAACAAAATTTGGAGGCGGAATTGCAGGTGCTATTATAGGTTTGGTTCTAGCTGCATTTCATTATAGTGGTCAAGATTCGGTGGCAATTGAAGGTGCATTGCCAGGAGTTGTTATGTTAATGAGTTGGATTCCATCCATAGTTACCATTTTAGCAGCGATTGTAATGTTCTTTTATCCGCTTACCCAGACTAAATTAGATGAAATTACATCAGAATTAAATACAAGAAGATTACTAGAAAAATAG
- a CDS encoding GH1 family beta-glucosidase: MNKFPKDFVWGTATSSYQIEGASDLDGKGPSIWDAFCSIPGKINNNETGDIACDHYHKFKEDIQLMKEMGVKAYRFSIAWSRIMPTGKGAVNEKGIQFYSELIDELLKADIVPWVTLYHWDLPLALQMENDGWLNKDITDYFKEYADICFDRFGDRVKNWITLNEPWVVSILGYGQGVFAPGRVSNSEPYLAGHHLILSHAKAVKLYREKYTHQKGEIGISNNCDWREPLTDSKEDKDAAERALEFFIAWFADPIYKGDYPKVMKERLKERLPSFSKEEKELITGTSDFFGLNHYTTMFAANSDGIKKEVAVNGNGGISEDQDVDLSVDKDWKVTLMDWAVVPWGCKKLLKWIDKRYNKPNIYITENGCAYPDKLIDGKIDDQERLDFYQGYLIACQEAIQDGVNLKGYFAWSFMDNFEWALGYEQRFGLHYVDFKTLERIPKKSAHWFKKAIKNDSAEVSL; this comes from the coding sequence ATGAATAAATTTCCGAAAGATTTTGTTTGGGGAACAGCTACATCATCATATCAGATTGAAGGAGCTAGTGATTTAGATGGAAAAGGGCCGTCTATTTGGGATGCTTTCTGTAGCATTCCTGGTAAAATAAATAATAATGAAACAGGTGATATTGCTTGCGATCATTATCATAAATTTAAAGAAGACATACAGTTAATGAAAGAGATGGGGGTTAAAGCCTATCGTTTTTCTATTGCTTGGTCTCGTATTATGCCAACAGGAAAAGGAGCTGTTAATGAAAAAGGAATTCAGTTTTATTCTGAGTTAATTGATGAACTTTTAAAAGCAGATATCGTGCCTTGGGTTACACTTTATCATTGGGATTTACCATTGGCGTTACAAATGGAAAATGACGGTTGGTTAAATAAAGATATTACCGATTACTTTAAAGAATATGCTGATATCTGTTTTGATAGATTTGGTGATCGTGTAAAAAACTGGATTACATTAAATGAACCTTGGGTAGTTTCTATTTTAGGCTACGGACAAGGTGTTTTTGCTCCTGGTAGAGTTTCTAATTCAGAACCTTATTTGGCAGGACATCATTTAATTTTATCACATGCAAAAGCTGTAAAGTTATATCGAGAAAAATATACGCATCAAAAAGGAGAAATAGGAATTTCTAATAATTGCGATTGGAGAGAACCTTTAACAGATAGTAAAGAAGATAAAGACGCTGCAGAAAGAGCTCTAGAATTTTTTATCGCTTGGTTTGCAGATCCTATTTACAAAGGAGATTATCCGAAGGTAATGAAAGAACGATTAAAAGAACGTCTTCCTTCCTTTTCTAAAGAAGAGAAAGAGTTAATTACAGGTACTTCAGACTTTTTTGGACTAAATCATTACACCACCATGTTTGCCGCAAATTCAGACGGAATTAAAAAGGAAGTTGCTGTAAATGGAAATGGAGGAATTTCTGAAGATCAGGATGTAGATTTGTCTGTAGATAAAGATTGGAAAGTAACTTTAATGGACTGGGCAGTGGTGCCTTGGGGATGTAAGAAACTTTTAAAATGGATAGATAAACGTTACAACAAACCAAATATTTACATCACAGAAAATGGTTGTGCCTATCCAGATAAATTAATAGATGGTAAAATTGATGACCAAGAAAGGTTAGATTTTTATCAAGGATACTTAATAGCTTGTCAAGAAGCAATACAAGATGGCGTAAATTTAAAAGGCTATTTTGCTTGGTCTTTTATGGATAATTTTGAATGGGCTCTGGGATATGAACAAAGGTTCGGGTTGCATTATGTAGATTTTAAAACCTTAGAAAGAATTCCTAAAAAATCTGCACATTGGTTTAAAAAAGCAATAAAAAATGATAGTGCAGAAGTATCATTATAA
- a CDS encoding two-component regulator propeller domain-containing protein: protein MKNIYFYFLLFIISFSSNAQKLDLKFNTVEYNDNFPQSNISVITQSKRGFIWMGTDNGLLRYDGYNFIRYYTKNREDGTISDNKINTIYEDVNENLWVGTNHGVNLYNRNTNDFKIIDILKTKGGRNYISSFVEDDQNNLWVGTFGGVRKIDKENHLLKDVFKTTNPSLSNSKVYSLFYDKEHGVLVGTNAGLKSFNPETGFPIELPLSIKENKLFHQNRILKIVKDHQGDLWFATERAGVYMFSKRSNKFIAIKHLESDKNTISSNNVKDILSIDTNTIWFATDNGLNVFKKDTQEFFSYQHNQIIASTISDNNITSLLKDRENSVWLGTKIGSINFYNECNSNFVNINESIEGEFGLNNSIVNALASDVDGSLWAGTNGGGLNHLNFKTSVRKSYFINSFNGNGANVINSVENKNENTLLCGTLIGLFEFNKKKKTFRKITINDKDVQVTSLAVDNETIWVGTDGNGLIEVSKNGDIKNYIKDTSKNSISDNFIIDINKVEEGLWISTQFGLDFYNKNTSTFTTYFKSEKAYSLPNNTLTTVFTDSKNRLWIGLGYGGLTYFDKNNNKFYLIDEGLGLTDDTIKSIAEDNDGNLWVSSNNLLFKIKFNEFSIPFIKSNLEILSYGTKNGITVKSYSINCSENIENKIAFGGGKGFVLFDPNTIKKTKKESEIVLTKLMVNNEEVKFSIDNPILKKDISEASEITVNHNQKFIGLQFSSLNFIHTEKNNYAYKLESTFDKGDWQNIGTQNNINLAALEAGTYVLKLKSLHQEGLENPTLVKSLKIKILPPWWQTNLAYFLYLLLLLSIIFLIMNFIRSKMYIKQALVLKQTESIRQKELYNMKLDFFTNISHEIRTPLTLIKGPVEELLELNKEDEKNYKKLLNIKKNSERLLNLINELLDFRKIESKQAKLFCEEKDIVQFCFDIFESFKGLAVKKNIDYKFVMNSKAIPLLFDTYQMEKVIYNLLGNAFKFTKKNGKIVLSIEEVAEDNNWVEIKIKDNGIGIPKGSKTNVFKSFFQLNERGYKNVGSGIGLALSKTIVELHLGKLTIENEDSSWTNTVFKISLQKGKEHLKTPYAIENKITIDDPVSIIPTIETPISQIIQNNNGSHEQENFENDTSKKTLLIIDDERDIRQFITDILQEEYHIIDFSKAQDALDYMVKEIPDLIICDVMMPEMDGFEFCKHIKTSEGTNHIPIILLTAKASTQSRIEGLTIGADAYISKPFSIKVLKLNIINLLSSKEILRQKFSGSFIIDSKLDKIDDPDELFIKKLMKLIEQNIENPEFDVNGLVSEIGMSRTVLYKKVKALTNHSVASLIKYLRLKKASEILIKTNCNVSEVTYLVGFNDRKHFSKEFKKVFEVSPSEYRKKMLEK from the coding sequence ATGAAAAACATATATTTCTATTTTCTGCTATTTATTATTTCGTTTTCTTCTAATGCTCAAAAATTAGATTTAAAGTTTAATACAGTAGAATACAACGACAACTTTCCTCAAAGTAATATTTCTGTAATTACTCAAAGTAAAAGAGGGTTTATTTGGATGGGAACAGATAATGGTTTATTGCGTTATGACGGTTATAATTTTATACGATATTATACCAAAAATAGAGAAGATGGTACTATTAGCGATAACAAGATAAATACTATTTACGAGGATGTAAATGAAAATTTATGGGTTGGAACAAATCATGGAGTTAACCTTTATAATAGAAATACAAATGATTTTAAAATTATTGATATTCTAAAAACAAAAGGAGGTAGAAACTATATTTCTTCGTTTGTAGAAGATGATCAAAACAATTTGTGGGTTGGTACTTTTGGAGGCGTAAGAAAAATTGATAAGGAAAATCATTTATTAAAAGATGTTTTTAAAACAACAAATCCTAGTTTAAGTAATAGCAAGGTCTATTCTTTATTTTACGATAAAGAACATGGTGTTTTAGTTGGCACAAATGCTGGTTTAAAAAGTTTTAATCCTGAAACAGGTTTCCCAATAGAATTACCTTTATCAATAAAAGAGAACAAGTTATTTCATCAAAATAGAATTTTAAAAATAGTAAAGGACCACCAAGGAGATTTGTGGTTTGCAACGGAACGTGCAGGGGTATATATGTTCTCGAAACGTAGTAATAAATTTATAGCTATTAAACATTTAGAAAGTGATAAAAATACAATTTCATCTAATAATGTAAAAGATATTTTATCTATTGATACTAATACTATTTGGTTTGCTACAGATAACGGTTTAAATGTTTTTAAAAAAGATACACAAGAATTTTTTAGCTATCAACACAATCAAATAATAGCATCAACAATTAGTGATAATAATATAACTAGTTTATTAAAAGATAGAGAAAACAGTGTTTGGTTAGGAACAAAGATTGGTAGTATTAATTTTTACAATGAATGTAATTCTAATTTTGTTAATATAAATGAAAGTATAGAAGGAGAGTTTGGTTTAAACAATAGTATTGTTAATGCATTAGCCAGTGATGTTGACGGCTCATTATGGGCAGGAACAAATGGAGGTGGTTTAAATCATTTAAACTTTAAAACTAGCGTTAGAAAATCTTATTTTATAAATTCCTTTAATGGAAATGGTGCAAACGTTATAAATTCTGTTGAAAATAAAAATGAGAATACTCTTTTATGTGGAACATTAATAGGCTTATTCGAATTTAATAAAAAGAAAAAAACATTTCGTAAAATAACCATAAATGATAAGGATGTTCAAGTAACTTCTCTTGCTGTAGATAACGAAACTATTTGGGTTGGTACAGACGGAAATGGATTAATTGAAGTTTCTAAAAACGGTGATATTAAAAATTATATTAAAGATACTTCTAAGAACTCTATTAGTGATAACTTTATTATAGACATAAATAAAGTTGAAGAAGGTTTATGGATTTCTACACAGTTTGGACTAGATTTTTATAATAAAAACACGTCAACATTTACAACTTATTTTAAAAGTGAAAAAGCATATTCACTACCTAACAATACATTAACGACTGTTTTTACAGATTCTAAAAATAGACTTTGGATTGGCTTAGGATATGGAGGTTTAACTTATTTTGATAAAAATAATAATAAGTTTTATCTAATAGATGAAGGTCTTGGGTTAACCGATGATACTATAAAAAGTATTGCAGAAGATAATGATGGTAATTTATGGGTAAGTTCTAATAATTTACTGTTTAAAATAAAATTTAATGAATTTAGTATTCCTTTTATAAAATCAAATCTAGAAATTCTAAGTTATGGTACTAAAAACGGAATTACTGTTAAAAGTTATTCCATTAATTGTTCTGAGAATATAGAAAATAAAATTGCTTTTGGAGGTGGTAAAGGTTTCGTGTTATTTGATCCAAACACCATTAAAAAAACAAAAAAAGAAAGTGAAATAGTTCTTACAAAATTAATGGTTAATAATGAAGAAGTGAAATTCTCTATAGATAACCCAATTTTAAAAAAAGATATTTCTGAAGCATCGGAAATAACGGTAAACCATAATCAAAAATTTATAGGACTTCAATTTAGTTCTTTAAATTTTATTCATACCGAAAAAAATAATTACGCCTATAAATTAGAGAGCACCTTTGATAAAGGTGATTGGCAGAATATTGGTACGCAAAATAACATAAACTTGGCCGCTTTAGAAGCCGGAACCTATGTTTTAAAGTTAAAATCATTACATCAAGAAGGTCTAGAAAACCCAACATTAGTAAAATCATTAAAAATTAAAATACTTCCACCATGGTGGCAAACTAATTTAGCTTATTTTCTATACCTACTACTTTTATTGTCTATTATCTTTTTAATTATGAATTTTATTAGAAGTAAAATGTACATTAAACAGGCGCTTGTATTAAAACAAACAGAAAGTATAAGACAGAAAGAGCTTTATAATATGAAGTTAGACTTTTTTACGAATATATCTCATGAAATAAGAACACCTTTAACACTTATTAAAGGACCTGTAGAAGAGCTTTTAGAATTAAATAAGGAGGATGAAAAAAACTATAAAAAACTTTTAAATATCAAGAAAAATTCAGAAAGATTATTAAACCTGATTAATGAGCTTTTAGATTTTAGAAAAATTGAAAGTAAGCAAGCTAAACTCTTTTGCGAAGAAAAAGATATTGTACAATTTTGTTTCGATATTTTTGAATCTTTTAAGGGACTTGCAGTTAAAAAGAATATTGATTACAAATTTGTAATGAACTCTAAAGCAATCCCTCTTTTATTTGATACATATCAAATGGAAAAAGTTATCTACAACTTGTTAGGTAATGCTTTTAAATTTACTAAGAAAAATGGGAAAATAGTACTTTCTATTGAAGAAGTAGCAGAGGATAATAATTGGGTAGAAATAAAAATAAAGGATAATGGAATTGGTATTCCAAAAGGTAGTAAAACCAACGTTTTTAAAAGCTTTTTTCAATTAAATGAAAGAGGATATAAAAATGTAGGTAGTGGTATTGGTTTGGCATTATCTAAAACAATTGTAGAGCTACATTTAGGAAAATTAACGATCGAAAATGAAGATAGTTCTTGGACTAATACTGTCTTTAAAATCTCATTACAGAAAGGTAAAGAACATTTAAAAACACCTTATGCAATAGAAAACAAGATAACAATTGATGATCCAGTTTCTATTATACCAACTATAGAAACACCTATTTCTCAAATTATACAAAACAACAATGGTAGTCATGAACAAGAAAATTTTGAAAATGATACTAGCAAAAAAACGCTCTTAATAATTGATGACGAAAGAGACATTAGACAATTTATAACAGATATTCTACAAGAAGAATATCATATTATCGATTTTTCTAAAGCACAAGATGCTCTTGATTATATGGTAAAAGAAATTCCAGATTTAATTATTTGTGATGTAATGATGCCAGAAATGGATGGTTTTGAGTTTTGTAAGCATATTAAAACTAGTGAAGGAACCAATCATATTCCAATCATTTTATTAACGGCAAAAGCTTCTACACAAAGTAGAATTGAAGGATTAACTATTGGGGCAGATGCATATATAAGCAAACCTTTTAGTATTAAAGTTTTAAAATTAAATATTATTAACTTATTGTCTTCCAAAGAAATATTAAGACAAAAGTTTAGTGGAAGTTTTATTATAGACTCTAAACTAGATAAAATAGACGACCCAGATGAGTTGTTTATTAAGAAGTTAATGAAATTGATTGAACAAAATATAGAAAACCCAGAGTTTGATGTTAATGGGTTGGTTTCTGAAATAGGAATGAGTAGAACGGTTTTGTATAAAAAAGTAAAAGCACTTACCAATCATTCTGTTGCCAGTTTAATTAAGTATTTAAGGTTAAAAAAAGCTTCAGAAATATTAATTAAAACAAATTGTAACGTTTCTGAAGTTACTTATTTAGTTGGTTTTAATGATCGTAAACATTTTAGCAAAGAATTTAAAAAAGTATTTGAGGTTTCTCCTTCCGAATACAGAAAAAAGATGCTAGAAAAATAA
- a CDS encoding SusC/RagA family TonB-linked outer membrane protein — MEEYKQTNMINRAKKLFKVSLIIFMCSFYNTINAQQKTITGVITDDTNMPIPGVSIIIKGTTTGTQSDFDGNFTIKAAKGDTLQFSYIGMKTVSKLIEDSFELSIIMKFDAVSLDEIVVVGYGTQKKSDLISSVASVKTEEMMKVATSDVGEMLRGKAAGVQVTLGDGGPGSSSEILIRGQNSISGGNSPIVIADGVPIENINDINPNDIASMEILKDAAAQAIYGARASNGVVLITTKRGKEGKMSVSYNGSSGIQTINRNFDIYSGEEFAQLKREASRNSNLGVFLPDDQIFSDLELSSINSGNYIDWEKEIIGVGSTQNHNLSIASGTDKMSVYTSLNYFNQTGVIKNSDYNRVTARLNVDQKLNDWLKIGLNTSFQYANSNRPNVGNIILSSITTSPLGKVYNDDGSLRIEPSGFEENKNPLINLKETNTDDSNSNNIINIFMDVTPFKGFKYRLNASRRAWNQKALSYNSTNSITGISSGGLANGSVSYNDIVELQLENIFTYTTDFNTDSKHNLNLTGVHSISQKESNRFYNFANNIPNDILGINGLEAAETNTPTTTGYIRGLLSFVARVQYDYNSKYYLTVSGRSDGSTVFGANNKWSFFPAAALGWNIHKESFMEKVDAVNNLKLRFSYGSVGNEGIDPYGSIATAGLREYIIDGIKVSGYVGDNEISNPDLKWETSTTFNAAIDFGLWSNRVTSTVEYYNTRTKDLLFPIRLNAATGYSSQLVNLGEVENQGVEVSFNTAVLRDTDFKLDIGLIFSKNNNKILSLSGIDSDGDGVEDDDVANQLFIGSPTKVAHRYKPIGIFQEGEDIISSAQPNAKPGDVKLLDKNNDGIINADDRVITDLTPDWFGTLNLGAEYKGIDFSANITTVQGITKDNSFLYGYLEGGSLRGIKNGIKQDYWTPENPGGSFPRPNESDDPTQLISKGLQDASYVRLQNVSVGYSIPQKTLTSLSLNKLRFYVTGSNLLTITDFQSYSPEKSPNEYPEAVSVVVGLQVGF; from the coding sequence ATGGAAGAATACAAACAAACAAATATGATTAATCGAGCTAAAAAACTTTTTAAAGTAAGCTTAATTATTTTTATGTGTAGCTTTTATAATACTATAAATGCACAACAGAAAACAATTACCGGAGTAATAACGGATGATACCAATATGCCAATACCTGGTGTTAGCATAATTATTAAAGGTACCACAACGGGTACGCAATCAGACTTTGATGGTAATTTTACTATTAAGGCGGCAAAAGGAGATACTTTACAATTTTCATATATAGGTATGAAAACAGTATCTAAGTTAATTGAAGATTCATTTGAACTTAGCATAATTATGAAATTTGATGCGGTGTCTTTAGATGAAATAGTTGTTGTTGGATACGGTACACAGAAAAAGAGTGATCTTATTAGTTCTGTGGCATCTGTTAAAACAGAAGAGATGATGAAAGTTGCTACATCTGATGTAGGAGAAATGTTAAGGGGTAAAGCTGCTGGTGTACAGGTTACACTTGGAGATGGAGGTCCTGGTAGTTCTTCAGAGATTCTTATTAGAGGGCAGAACTCTATTAGTGGAGGAAACAGTCCTATAGTGATTGCAGATGGTGTACCTATAGAAAATATTAATGATATTAACCCAAATGATATTGCTTCTATGGAAATCTTAAAGGATGCTGCAGCACAAGCAATTTATGGAGCTAGAGCTTCTAATGGAGTTGTATTAATTACTACAAAAAGAGGTAAGGAAGGTAAGATGTCTGTTTCTTACAATGGTTCATCAGGAATACAAACCATAAACAGAAATTTTGATATTTATAGTGGAGAGGAATTTGCTCAACTGAAAAGAGAAGCTAGTAGAAATTCTAATTTAGGAGTTTTTTTACCAGATGATCAAATTTTTTCTGATTTAGAATTATCAAGTATAAATTCAGGTAATTATATAGATTGGGAAAAAGAGATAATAGGTGTTGGTAGTACACAAAACCACAATTTAAGTATTGCCTCTGGTACAGATAAAATGAGTGTGTATACCAGTTTAAATTATTTTAATCAAACAGGTGTTATTAAAAACTCTGATTATAATAGAGTAACTGCAAGATTAAATGTTGATCAAAAATTAAATGATTGGTTAAAAATTGGATTAAACACTTCTTTTCAATATGCTAATTCAAATAGACCAAATGTTGGTAACATAATTCTTTCATCAATTACAACATCACCTTTAGGTAAAGTTTATAATGATGATGGATCTTTAAGAATAGAACCAAGTGGATTTGAAGAAAACAAAAATCCTTTAATCAATTTAAAAGAAACAAATACAGACGATAGTAATAGTAATAATATTATAAATATTTTTATGGACGTAACTCCATTTAAAGGTTTTAAATATAGATTAAATGCAAGTAGAAGAGCTTGGAACCAAAAAGCTTTATCGTATAACTCTACAAATTCTATAACAGGTATTTCTAGTGGTGGTTTAGCAAACGGTAGTGTTAGTTACAATGATATTGTAGAATTACAGTTAGAAAACATTTTTACTTATACCACTGATTTTAATACAGACTCTAAACACAATTTAAATTTAACAGGTGTTCATAGTATTAGCCAAAAGGAATCTAATAGGTTTTATAATTTTGCCAATAATATACCTAATGATATTTTAGGTATTAATGGTTTAGAAGCAGCAGAAACAAACACACCAACCACAACTGGTTATATTAGAGGCTTACTTTCTTTTGTTGCAAGAGTACAATATGATTATAATTCAAAATATTATTTAACCGTTTCTGGTAGATCAGATGGTTCAACCGTTTTTGGTGCAAATAATAAGTGGTCATTTTTTCCAGCAGCTGCTTTAGGATGGAATATTCATAAAGAATCTTTCATGGAAAAAGTTGATGCGGTTAATAATTTAAAATTAAGATTTAGTTACGGTAGTGTTGGTAATGAAGGTATAGATCCTTACGGAAGTATTGCTACAGCTGGTTTAAGAGAATACATAATAGATGGTATTAAAGTATCTGGTTATGTTGGTGATAATGAAATTTCTAATCCAGATTTAAAATGGGAAACATCAACAACATTTAATGCTGCAATAGATTTTGGTTTATGGAGTAATAGAGTAACATCTACAGTTGAGTATTATAATACAAGAACAAAAGATTTATTATTTCCTATTCGTTTAAATGCTGCAACAGGCTATTCTAGTCAATTGGTAAATCTTGGTGAAGTAGAAAACCAAGGAGTAGAAGTGTCTTTTAATACAGCAGTTCTTAGAGATACCGATTTTAAATTAGATATAGGATTAATTTTCTCTAAAAACAATAATAAAATACTTAGTCTTTCTGGTATAGATAGTGACGGTGATGGTGTAGAAGATGATGATGTTGCTAACCAATTATTTATTGGTAGTCCAACAAAAGTTGCTCATAGGTATAAACCTATAGGTATTTTTCAAGAAGGGGAAGATATTATTAGTTCGGCTCAACCAAATGCAAAACCTGGAGATGTAAAGTTATTAGATAAAAATAATGACGGTATTATAAATGCAGACGATCGTGTAATAACAGATTTAACACCAGATTGGTTTGGAACTTTAAATTTAGGAGCAGAATATAAAGGAATTGACTTTTCTGCAAATATCACTACTGTTCAGGGAATTACTAAAGATAACTCTTTCTTATATGGTTATCTAGAAGGAGGTTCTCTAAGAGGTATTAAAAATGGAATTAAACAAGATTATTGGACACCAGAAAATCCAGGAGGTAGCTTTCCTAGACCAAATGAATCTGATGACCCTACACAATTAATATCTAAAGGGTTACAAGACGCTTCTTATGTTCGTTTACAAAATGTATCAGTAGGATATTCAATACCTCAAAAAACTTTAACGTCATTAAGTCTTAATAAATTAAGGTTTTATGTTACAGGTAGTAATTTGTTAACCATTACAGATTTTCAATCTTATAGTCCAGAAAAATCTCCAAATGAGTACCCAGAGGCAGTTTCTGTTGTAGTTGGTTTACAAGTAGGATTTTAA